In the Deltaproteobacteria bacterium genome, one interval contains:
- a CDS encoding thioredoxin domain-containing protein encodes MKPSHSTFYRNLLIAALLFSLAGIGVSLFLVQHHFMALKTGNLDLSQCNLGGNFNCDIPLMSRYSVFAGIPMAGLGFLYYLYIALTAIGALVVSENRPALLVPPTIVSVLAMLMTFYLIYVSSLVLEAYCIFCISMYILNLLITVGLLMILYPDRLQWRETMKKIPWLGSILAFILIFGIGGFIFFSKQQSLAQSSQLPPPEQIIAAFFNQPKINIPTDNRPTWGNPNAKITIAEFSDFECPFCKRAALTLKPFLTEYKNAVKFVFLNYPLDQACNPFLKKPLHTLACQAAYSSHCAHMQGKFWPYHDLIFANQKLLTSESFNAFAKQLSLNFAQFQSCLSSEDTKNAILRDLQAGDVAQISGTPSIFINGRPFGFWPYAPIFHQLLQEVKKNPSR; translated from the coding sequence ATGAAACCTTCTCACTCCACGTTTTACCGTAACCTGCTTATTGCTGCCCTGCTATTTTCTTTAGCAGGGATCGGGGTTAGCCTTTTTCTAGTCCAACATCATTTTATGGCTTTAAAAACTGGCAACCTTGATCTTAGCCAATGTAATTTGGGGGGTAATTTTAATTGTGATATCCCGCTCATGAGCCGCTATAGTGTTTTTGCAGGCATCCCAATGGCTGGCCTTGGCTTTCTTTATTATCTCTATATTGCTCTTACCGCTATTGGCGCACTCGTGGTGAGTGAAAATCGGCCGGCACTTTTAGTGCCACCAACCATCGTTAGCGTTTTGGCTATGCTGATGACTTTTTATCTTATTTATGTTTCAAGTCTCGTGCTAGAAGCCTACTGCATCTTTTGTATTTCGATGTATATATTAAACCTTCTTATCACCGTTGGTTTGCTTATGATTTTATATCCTGATCGATTGCAGTGGAGAGAAACCATGAAAAAAATACCCTGGTTAGGGAGTATTCTTGCGTTTATTTTAATTTTTGGGATTGGCGGTTTTATCTTTTTCTCAAAACAACAATCGCTGGCGCAAAGCAGCCAATTGCCACCTCCTGAGCAGATTATTGCTGCCTTCTTTAATCAACCTAAAATCAATATCCCTACCGACAATCGCCCTACTTGGGGTAACCCTAACGCTAAAATTACCATTGCTGAGTTTAGCGACTTTGAATGCCCCTTTTGTAAACGGGCAGCGCTTACCCTTAAACCTTTTTTGACTGAATATAAAAATGCTGTAAAATTTGTCTTTTTAAATTACCCCTTAGATCAAGCCTGTAACCCATTTTTAAAAAAACCCCTTCACACTCTCGCATGCCAAGCCGCCTATTCAAGTCACTGTGCACATATGCAGGGGAAGTTTTGGCCTTATCACGATTTGATTTTTGCCAATCAAAAATTACTAACCAGCGAATCTTTTAATGCCTTCGCAAAGCAACTTTCTTTAAACTTCGCTCAGTTTCAAAGTTGCCTAAGCTCCGAAGACACCAAAAACGCTATTTTGCGTGACCTGCAGGCCGGAGACGTTGCCCAAATCTCAGGCACCCCTAGCATCTTTATCAACGGCCGACCCTTCGGCTTCTGGCCCTACGCCCCCATCTTCCACCAACTCCTCCAAGAAGTAAAAAAGAATCCATCCCGGTAA
- a CDS encoding adenosylcobalamin-dependent ribonucleoside-diphosphate reductase yields MARLSATAQKIIENGYLLKDSFGRTIETSDDMFRRIAHTIARVEGQWGTLDEIEYYESEFLEMMRRLEFLPSPPTLMNAGLPKGQLLSSFVLAVPDSVEGITQAVQQMSILQKTGAGTGFSFSKIRPSRDVVETAGGQASGPVNFMRLFDTATDVLKQGSRVPGMNMGVLSISHPDIFEFIRCKENEGFKNFRIAVAITSHFMRCLKKDTTYPLVNPRTGQIVNFVRAADIFEAICKAAGKTGSPSLLFIDEINRHNPTPQLGEIEATSPYGEMPLLPNEGVIYGSINMANLVDDKGFNEERFEILIDLAVRFLDDAIEASYYPLPQCEKIVVANRKIGLGVMGFADLLMRLKIPYDSPKAKSFATTTMKFMLKRARQASIALAKQRGPFANFKGSLLEKQKLKPIRNATITALGPTDLLATIADISNGIAPVPTLTYFNGQPDEAHIKPAFEEFLRENEFYDEAIVQKIIKTGNLKIIPKLTKKERDIFKIASEIDPEIQLKMQAVFQKYTDNGIARVIELPKGTTEKDVYKIYMTAYQSKCKNINIAIRN; encoded by the coding sequence ATGGCTCGTTTAAGTGCTACAGCCCAAAAAATCATCGAAAATGGGTATCTGCTCAAAGATTCCTTTGGCCGTACCATCGAAACGTCGGATGACATGTTCCGTCGTATTGCCCATACTATTGCCCGGGTAGAAGGGCAGTGGGGTACCCTGGATGAGATCGAATACTACGAGAGTGAATTCTTAGAGATGATGCGGCGCCTAGAATTTTTGCCTTCTCCACCCACTTTAATGAATGCAGGTCTTCCCAAGGGGCAATTGCTTTCGAGTTTTGTTTTAGCAGTGCCCGATTCAGTCGAAGGAATCACCCAAGCCGTACAACAAATGTCGATTTTACAAAAAACAGGGGCTGGAACGGGTTTTAGTTTTTCCAAAATTAGGCCGAGCCGTGATGTGGTTGAAACCGCCGGTGGCCAAGCGAGTGGGCCGGTCAATTTTATGCGCTTGTTTGACACGGCGACCGATGTATTAAAGCAAGGGAGTCGAGTGCCGGGGATGAATATGGGTGTGTTGTCGATTTCTCATCCCGATATTTTTGAATTTATCCGTTGTAAAGAAAACGAAGGTTTTAAAAATTTTCGCATCGCGGTGGCCATCACCAGCCATTTTATGCGTTGTTTGAAAAAAGACACCACTTATCCTCTGGTGAATCCGCGTACTGGGCAGATCGTCAATTTTGTGCGGGCTGCCGATATTTTTGAGGCCATTTGTAAAGCGGCCGGTAAAACCGGGAGCCCTAGCTTGCTTTTTATTGACGAGATCAATCGCCACAATCCCACACCACAGTTGGGTGAAATTGAAGCCACCAGTCCCTATGGCGAAATGCCGCTTTTACCCAATGAAGGGGTCATTTATGGCAGCATCAATATGGCCAACTTAGTGGATGATAAGGGATTCAATGAAGAACGTTTTGAAATTTTAATTGATTTGGCGGTTCGATTCTTAGACGACGCGATTGAAGCTTCTTATTATCCCTTACCGCAGTGTGAAAAAATCGTAGTGGCAAATCGCAAAATTGGTTTGGGAGTGATGGGTTTTGCCGATTTATTGATGCGGCTTAAAATTCCTTACGATTCACCTAAGGCCAAATCGTTTGCGACCACCACCATGAAATTTATGCTCAAGCGTGCACGGCAAGCATCCATTGCCTTAGCCAAACAACGTGGGCCCTTTGCAAACTTCAAAGGTAGTTTGCTTGAAAAACAAAAATTAAAACCCATTCGCAACGCTACCATTACAGCATTAGGGCCGACCGATTTACTGGCTACGATTGCCGATATTAGCAATGGCATCGCCCCAGTTCCCACTTTAACTTATTTTAATGGCCAACCGGATGAAGCTCACATCAAACCTGCTTTTGAAGAATTTTTGCGAGAAAATGAGTTTTACGATGAAGCCATCGTGCAAAAGATCATCAAAACCGGCAATTTAAAAATAATTCCTAAATTGACTAAAAAAGAGCGGGATATTTTTAAAATAGCCAGTGAGATTGATCCCGAGATTCAACTCAAGATGCAAGCGGTGTTTCAAAAATATACTGATAATGGGATTGCACGGGTGATTGAATTGCCCAAGGGGACTACCGAGAAAGATGTGTATAAGATTTACATGACGGCGTATCAGTCAAAGTGCAAAAATATCAACATCGCTATTCGCAATTAG
- a CDS encoding sulfite exporter TauE/SafE family protein, producing the protein MEWTIILKYILVGLSAGVASGFFGIGGGLVMVPALVFFFGYSQHMAQGTSLAVLILPVGLLAAVRYHQSGNLNLIVALWIALGLIVGAWLGAHVVHFVSEGVLKKMVGVLFLLVGFKYLFAK; encoded by the coding sequence ATGGAATGGACCATCATCCTTAAATATATCTTGGTTGGTTTAAGTGCGGGGGTGGCGAGCGGGTTTTTTGGGATTGGGGGTGGGTTGGTCATGGTGCCGGCGTTGGTGTTTTTCTTTGGCTATTCGCAACACATGGCGCAGGGGACTTCGTTGGCCGTGCTTATCTTACCGGTTGGTTTATTGGCGGCCGTTCGTTATCACCAAAGTGGAAATTTGAATTTAATCGTCGCCTTGTGGATTGCCTTGGGTTTGATTGTTGGGGCATGGTTGGGTGCCCACGTGGTTCATTTTGTTTCAGAGGGCGTTTTGAAAAAAATGGTTGGGGTTTTGTTTTTACTCGTGGGTTTTAAGTATCTTTTTGCAAAATAA
- a CDS encoding AbrB/MazE/SpoVT family DNA-binding domain-containing protein — protein sequence MSTPVIVSERGQITLPASIRKKYAIDQNTPLIIEETSQGVLLKKANLIPLKTYSDSEIANWEEADKILPKDKKWLK from the coding sequence ATGTCCACCCCAGTTATCGTCTCAGAAAGAGGCCAAATAACTTTGCCGGCTTCGATTCGAAAAAAGTACGCGATTGATCAAAACACCCCCCTTATTATTGAAGAAACTTCGCAAGGGGTCTTGCTGAAAAAAGCCAATCTTATCCCTCTAAAGACCTATTCGGATTCAGAAATTGCAAATTGGGAAGAAGCCGATAAAATTCTTCCCAAGGATAAAAAGTGGCTCAAGTAA
- the pgsA gene encoding CDP-diacylglycerol--glycerol-3-phosphate 3-phosphatidyltransferase — MEKAKRKEYLNWPNYLSFLRIILVPAVMICMMWIKPERGPRYNLEIGLLALGLFVIAGISDVVDGYVARRMKINNVFGKFLDPLADKLILLGVLTMLIPIARVPAWLVVVIMSREIIITALRGVAIHEQIVIVASYWGKKKTACQNVGLGGLLIYYPMFGIDLKLVGWFFLILSLVISLGSGFLYVRSFFKMVSQKGSAKG; from the coding sequence ATGGAAAAAGCTAAACGCAAAGAATATCTCAATTGGCCCAATTACCTTTCTTTTTTGCGGATCATCTTAGTACCTGCGGTGATGATTTGTATGATGTGGATCAAGCCCGAGCGAGGCCCCCGCTATAATTTAGAAATAGGCTTGCTGGCCTTAGGGTTATTCGTCATCGCCGGCATATCGGATGTGGTCGATGGTTATGTGGCTCGGCGCATGAAAATCAATAACGTGTTTGGAAAGTTTTTAGACCCCTTGGCCGATAAATTAATATTGCTAGGTGTCTTGACCATGCTCATTCCCATCGCTCGGGTACCGGCTTGGTTGGTTGTTGTTATCATGAGCCGCGAAATTATCATCACGGCACTACGCGGGGTTGCTATCCATGAACAAATCGTAATCGTGGCTTCGTATTGGGGCAAAAAAAAGACTGCCTGTCAGAACGTAGGCTTAGGGGGCTTGCTTATTTATTACCCCATGTTTGGCATTGATTTAAAATTAGTAGGGTGGTTTTTTCTGATTTTATCACTCGTTATTTCTCTTGGCTCTGGGTTTCTCTACGTGCGGTCTTTTTTTAAGATGGTGAGCCAGAAAGGTTCGGCAAAGGGATAG
- the nadB gene encoding L-aspartate oxidase: MEDMSKILQFDFIVIGSGIAGITYALKVAQAGKVALLTKKNRSDSNTNYAQGGIATVFNSDDSPQSHIQDTLEAGAGLCHRDVVEKVIAESQAAIEELIQIGVEFSKNATGHFDLGREGGHSRRRVLHAKDITGQEIERALLNAVQRTPNITLFEHQMVVDFIMEPSHRILGLYAQDSASGKIVTFAAPIIMLATGGAGKVYKFTSNPDIATGDGIALAWRAGAKVGNLEFVQFHPTSLYHPTAKNFLLSEALRGEGGKLQLTSGEEFMQHYHPLGALAPRDIVARAIDAEMKKAGTTHVLLDMTHLDSQFLKSRFPQIHEKLISFGLDMTQEPLPVVPAAHYMCGGVCTDLHGETTIQNLFAAGEVACTGFHGANRLASNSLLEAVVFSKNAASRSLERFKTLSPQNIRLPEWKEGGAVESKEKIIITQNWTEIRKLMWNYVGIVRSQNRLLLAKQRLQALRHEIEEYYWKYKITPDFLELRNLSLVVQLIVECALRRKESRGLHYITDYPNQIEPKDTILDPAIDKIAQIAKD; this comes from the coding sequence ATGGAAGATATGTCTAAAATTTTACAATTTGATTTTATTGTGATTGGCAGCGGCATTGCGGGTATCACGTATGCGCTTAAAGTGGCGCAAGCAGGGAAAGTTGCGCTGCTAACCAAAAAAAATCGGTCGGATTCTAACACCAATTACGCCCAAGGTGGGATTGCGACGGTTTTCAATTCGGATGATTCTCCGCAATCACATATTCAAGACACTCTCGAAGCCGGTGCAGGGTTGTGCCATCGGGATGTGGTTGAAAAGGTCATTGCCGAGAGCCAAGCCGCTATTGAAGAGTTGATTCAAATTGGAGTTGAGTTTTCAAAAAATGCCACCGGGCACTTTGACTTAGGGAGAGAAGGTGGCCACAGCCGTCGCCGTGTGTTGCACGCCAAAGATATTACGGGGCAAGAAATTGAACGGGCTTTATTAAACGCCGTTCAACGAACTCCCAACATCACTTTATTTGAACATCAAATGGTGGTCGACTTCATCATGGAACCATCCCACCGCATCTTGGGCCTTTATGCCCAAGACTCTGCTTCAGGAAAAATTGTAACGTTTGCAGCCCCGATTATCATGCTAGCCACGGGTGGGGCTGGAAAAGTTTACAAATTTACCAGCAACCCTGACATTGCCACCGGAGATGGTATTGCCCTAGCTTGGCGGGCTGGGGCCAAAGTTGGAAATTTAGAGTTTGTGCAATTTCATCCCACCTCACTCTACCACCCCACCGCTAAAAATTTTTTACTCAGTGAAGCATTACGCGGCGAAGGTGGCAAATTGCAACTAACGAGTGGTGAAGAATTTATGCAACACTACCATCCCTTAGGGGCCTTAGCCCCGCGGGATATCGTGGCTCGCGCTATTGACGCCGAAATGAAAAAAGCGGGCACCACACATGTTTTGCTCGACATGACTCACTTAGACTCGCAATTTTTAAAATCACGCTTTCCACAAATTCACGAAAAGCTCATTTCTTTTGGCCTCGATATGACTCAAGAACCTTTGCCCGTGGTCCCGGCTGCGCATTACATGTGTGGAGGAGTTTGCACTGACTTACACGGTGAAACCACCATTCAAAATTTGTTTGCGGCTGGCGAGGTTGCCTGCACGGGCTTTCATGGGGCCAACCGTTTGGCCAGCAACTCTTTACTAGAGGCCGTGGTGTTTTCAAAAAATGCCGCCTCACGCTCCTTGGAAAGATTTAAAACCTTATCACCCCAAAATATTCGCCTACCGGAATGGAAAGAAGGTGGAGCGGTAGAATCAAAAGAAAAAATTATCATCACCCAAAACTGGACGGAGATAAGAAAGTTGATGTGGAATTATGTGGGCATTGTGCGTAGCCAAAACAGGCTACTCCTTGCCAAGCAACGCTTACAGGCCCTGCGCCATGAAATCGAAGAATATTATTGGAAATACAAAATCACGCCCGATTTTCTGGAACTACGCAACTTGAGCTTAGTAGTTCAACTGATTGTCGAATGCGCCTTACGTCGCAAAGAAAGCCGCGGGCTGCATTACATTACCGATTACCCAAACCAAATCGAACCCAAGGATACCATTCTTGATCCTGCCATTGATAAAATCGCTCAAATTGCTAAGGATTAA
- the pyrE gene encoding orotate phosphoribosyltransferase, whose product MNNLEKLKQLLLKYSFRKGEFTLASGKKSNFYFDGKQTSLHPEGAFLIGALIFEIIQKKFPEVQAVGGPTLGADPILTSVSLASYHKHTPLFSFIVRKETKGHGTGAWIEGHTHLKPGMKVILVEDVITTGGSLLKAAEKVREFGLTPVGVIVLVDRQEGGQEAVQQAGMQFVSLFTKDELLNTKD is encoded by the coding sequence ATGAATAACCTAGAAAAATTAAAACAACTGCTTTTAAAATATTCTTTTCGCAAAGGTGAGTTCACGCTGGCCTCAGGTAAGAAAAGCAATTTTTATTTTGATGGCAAGCAAACCAGCCTTCATCCCGAAGGTGCCTTTTTGATCGGGGCATTAATTTTCGAAATCATTCAAAAAAAATTTCCAGAGGTTCAAGCCGTGGGTGGCCCCACTTTAGGAGCGGACCCTATTTTGACCAGCGTGAGCCTAGCCAGCTATCACAAGCACACCCCCTTGTTCAGTTTCATTGTTCGCAAAGAAACCAAAGGCCATGGCACCGGGGCTTGGATTGAGGGCCACACCCACCTAAAACCGGGCATGAAGGTCATCTTGGTTGAAGACGTTATTACCACCGGTGGTTCGCTCTTAAAGGCCGCTGAAAAAGTGCGCGAATTTGGCTTAACGCCCGTAGGGGTGATCGTATTAGTCGATCGGCAAGAGGGTGGGCAAGAGGCCGTGCAACAAGCCGGCATGCAATTCGTGAGCCTATTTACCAAAGATGAATTACTCAATACTAAGGATTAA
- a CDS encoding lysophospholipase — translation MASLVKPLEKFCDMQDGLELYTQTYLKKNNQASLIFVHGIGEHSSRYQFPLRYFLSFSFSIYFYDQRGHGKSKGPRIYAPSMQTLVDDLHAIVQLAKKKEKKVFLVAHSFGGQVAINYLASHPRQVAGALISSPNLRLAVKIPTYKKWLGKYLAFLLPTVALDNEIDPTLLSHDPEVVRAYIEDELVEKKISFRMAQIILDNLETILQLAPKIQDPMFLMHGGADQVCDPEATKEFYHDLKVQDKQIKIYEGFYHEIFNEIGRQEVFEDMLKWMKAHL, via the coding sequence ATGGCCTCCTTAGTAAAACCCTTAGAGAAATTTTGTGACATGCAAGATGGGCTTGAGCTTTACACTCAAACCTATCTTAAAAAAAATAACCAAGCGAGCCTTATCTTTGTGCATGGCATTGGCGAACATTCAAGCCGCTATCAATTCCCCTTGCGGTATTTTTTGTCATTTTCTTTTTCAATTTATTTTTATGATCAACGCGGGCATGGCAAGAGCAAAGGCCCAAGAATTTATGCCCCTAGCATGCAAACTCTTGTCGACGATTTGCATGCCATCGTGCAATTAGCCAAGAAAAAAGAAAAAAAAGTTTTTCTTGTTGCCCATAGTTTTGGGGGCCAGGTGGCTATTAATTATTTGGCAAGCCACCCTCGCCAAGTAGCCGGGGCATTAATATCTTCGCCTAATTTAAGATTGGCGGTTAAAATTCCCACTTATAAAAAATGGTTAGGAAAATACCTTGCGTTTTTGTTACCGACGGTTGCTTTAGATAATGAAATTGACCCTACGCTTTTAAGCCATGACCCTGAAGTGGTAAGGGCTTACATTGAAGATGAGTTGGTAGAAAAAAAGATCTCGTTTCGCATGGCGCAAATTATTTTGGACAATCTTGAAACCATTTTGCAGTTAGCTCCTAAAATTCAAGACCCCATGTTCTTAATGCACGGAGGAGCCGATCAAGTTTGCGACCCCGAGGCAACAAAAGAATTTTACCATGACTTGAAAGTCCAGGATAAACAAATAAAAATTTACGAGGGTTTTTACCACGAGATTTTCAACGAAATAGGTAGACAAGAGGTCTTTGAAGATATGCTAAAATGGATGAAAGCTCATTTATGA
- a CDS encoding SH3 domain-containing protein, translating to MKKKILLCFFILFSLPSSLFAFTAMEFATEAQKFYQQGDYEKAINKWQELKLMGWGGAYVDYNIGNGFFRLGKLGLAKGYWLKAQSELPRNPYLVHNLQHLDKIMNKGSNEEKNLINWVMGHTYRLKLNYSEALYLQALCSFLIGLNFCLFRWEKVRSLKIFLLSSFFIYAMSLVLFITTAISHMISRAVVLEDAWVREEPVEQSNRLAQLKEGQVIRLKSIEGEVVWVKTAGGVEGWVSKAAVMPL from the coding sequence ATGAAAAAGAAAATCTTACTTTGTTTTTTTATTCTTTTCAGTTTGCCATCTTCTCTCTTTGCCTTTACCGCTATGGAATTTGCCACTGAGGCCCAAAAATTTTATCAACAAGGGGACTATGAAAAGGCCATTAATAAGTGGCAAGAGTTGAAATTAATGGGCTGGGGAGGCGCTTACGTTGATTATAACATTGGCAATGGGTTTTTTAGATTAGGTAAACTGGGCCTAGCCAAGGGGTATTGGCTCAAAGCTCAAAGCGAGCTTCCCCGCAACCCCTATCTTGTCCATAACTTGCAGCATTTAGATAAAATTATGAATAAAGGTAGCAACGAAGAAAAGAATTTAATCAATTGGGTTATGGGCCACACTTATCGGCTTAAACTCAATTATTCGGAGGCACTTTATCTTCAAGCCCTTTGTTCTTTTTTAATCGGTTTGAATTTTTGCCTATTTCGTTGGGAAAAAGTGCGTAGCCTCAAGATTTTTTTACTGAGTAGTTTCTTTATTTATGCCATGAGTTTGGTTCTATTTATCACAACGGCCATCAGTCACATGATAAGCCGTGCAGTGGTTCTAGAAGACGCTTGGGTGCGAGAAGAACCGGTAGAACAATCCAATCGCTTAGCTCAATTAAAAGAAGGGCAAGTGATTCGTTTGAAGAGCATTGAGGGCGAAGTGGTGTGGGTTAAGACAGCGGGAGGAGTAGAGGGTTGGGTTAGTAAAGCAGCGGTGATGCCACTATGA
- a CDS encoding protein BatD: MSDSVVGLDQEFTLVVRVESGQDVGEPDIPPRGNFEIVGKFASAEVSYVNGVMRASKVYQYTLLPLKEGKFEIGPITLQVDGKSYTTNSVWVEVNASQGGRKKPMSPPVMPGFPSLDPILPTVPQQPPVMKIPQRPVFIEAQVNNLSPYVGEDIILTLRLYSAVRVTSGQLEPFRFKDMVAEELVKEREYTQTIDGVRYAITEMKYLLQPTKTGTLTIDPIVARLQIQQVNQIFSDPFFSSMSSFTQPKTIKTAPITLQVKELPPAPPHFTGLVGEFTLESSLNVDTIKVGETASLSVVIQGKGNLREGVLPKLELPPRLRLYENKPKIEVNKGSQGYEGKKIFDFALVGESAGIVQIPSFQLEYFDPKAGTYKELSSMPLNLKILEGNNSEQLVTAGIHENKTTDEKPVINRNDISPVVGVKPLLAIHGQRSVFKIMALVLIWGAPLFLLAYWGYGRSQAWRERTRNERRSSRAYRQAKLQLQKLDSDADGQIFYLLRDYLGNKLGLVGASLTFEETLNILQQQKISSKLAEEVQQFLADLEYSQFGGIQQALSAQALKKKALEMIRRIDRELS; encoded by the coding sequence GTGAGCGATTCAGTCGTGGGCTTAGACCAAGAGTTCACCTTGGTCGTTCGAGTGGAAAGTGGGCAAGATGTGGGTGAGCCAGATATTCCTCCCCGCGGTAATTTTGAAATTGTGGGGAAATTTGCAAGTGCTGAAGTAAGCTATGTCAATGGTGTCATGCGTGCATCGAAGGTTTATCAATATACACTGTTGCCCTTAAAAGAAGGTAAATTTGAAATTGGGCCCATTACTCTGCAAGTCGATGGAAAATCTTATACGACCAACAGTGTTTGGGTAGAAGTTAATGCTAGTCAGGGCGGGCGTAAAAAACCCATGAGCCCCCCCGTCATGCCCGGGTTTCCTAGCTTGGATCCGATTTTGCCAACCGTTCCTCAACAACCACCGGTGATGAAAATACCCCAGCGCCCGGTATTCATCGAAGCTCAAGTCAATAATCTTTCTCCTTATGTGGGCGAAGATATTATTCTGACCTTACGTTTGTATTCTGCGGTGCGAGTCACTTCAGGGCAACTAGAGCCCTTTCGGTTTAAAGATATGGTAGCGGAAGAATTAGTTAAAGAGCGAGAATATACCCAAACGATCGATGGGGTTCGCTATGCCATCACAGAAATGAAGTATTTGCTTCAACCCACTAAAACCGGTACTTTAACGATTGATCCCATTGTGGCTCGTTTGCAGATTCAACAGGTCAATCAAATTTTTTCCGATCCTTTTTTCTCTTCCATGTCTTCTTTCACTCAACCCAAAACCATTAAGACAGCGCCAATTACACTTCAGGTCAAAGAGCTTCCACCCGCGCCGCCCCATTTTACCGGTTTGGTAGGAGAGTTTACCCTCGAGAGTTCTTTAAATGTCGATACGATCAAAGTTGGGGAAACAGCCAGCCTGTCCGTGGTTATTCAAGGTAAAGGGAATTTACGCGAAGGCGTTTTGCCAAAATTAGAATTACCGCCACGATTACGACTTTATGAAAATAAACCTAAGATCGAAGTTAATAAAGGCTCTCAAGGTTATGAAGGTAAAAAGATTTTCGATTTTGCCCTAGTGGGAGAAAGTGCAGGGATTGTTCAAATCCCAAGTTTTCAGTTAGAATATTTTGACCCTAAGGCAGGCACCTATAAAGAGTTATCGAGCATGCCTTTAAATCTAAAAATATTAGAAGGGAATAACTCCGAACAATTAGTGACCGCTGGTATTCATGAAAATAAAACCACCGATGAAAAACCAGTGATCAACCGTAATGATATTAGCCCTGTGGTTGGGGTTAAACCTTTGCTTGCAATACATGGCCAGCGATCGGTTTTTAAAATTATGGCATTGGTGTTGATTTGGGGTGCACCGCTCTTTTTATTAGCCTATTGGGGTTATGGGCGTAGCCAAGCTTGGCGGGAACGAACCCGTAACGAACGTCGGAGCAGCCGGGCCTATCGACAGGCTAAGTTACAATTGCAAAAATTAGACTCTGATGCCGATGGGCAAATCTTTTATCTGTTGCGAGATTATTTGGGTAATAAATTAGGGCTGGTAGGCGCCAGCCTTACCTTTGAAGAGACCCTTAATATCTTACAACAACAAAAAATTTCTTCAAAGTTAGCAGAAGAGGTTCAACAGTTTTTGGCCGATTTAGAATACAGTCAGTTTGGGGGTATTCAGCAAGCCCTGTCAGCTCAGGCTTTAAAAAAGAAAGCCTTGGAAATGATCCGAAGAATCGATAGAGAACTTTCATAA
- a CDS encoding tetratricopeptide repeat protein produces MPQKVGATPLGFLKEFQGQQAYEDKRYKTAEDRFKAAAKDMRAFDSYYNLGLSQYQQKNYPEALKNFQIAAQSKKTELKEKAFYNLGNTHYRMEQLPEAVKDYEAALQLDPNDVEAKFNLEFVKRKLQQQKQNQDSQQKNDQQGENKSEQSAKDGSQGKQGQEQSEQQSENQDQQNQNQQDQQQQQPEQQNSQAKQNQSGSEAKNENFDQQQNQSGQPQQKDPKQNNSGDQQNDPDLSGDVTAKNQPKQSEQNSKNPVTQNQQELSPQAKEAERWLNMIEDHAGQILNAQMNESYGATQHPEKDW; encoded by the coding sequence ATGCCACAAAAAGTGGGTGCTACCCCCTTGGGGTTTTTAAAAGAATTTCAAGGGCAGCAGGCCTACGAAGACAAACGCTATAAAACAGCCGAAGATCGTTTTAAAGCAGCCGCTAAAGACATGCGGGCCTTTGATTCTTATTACAATTTGGGTTTGTCGCAATACCAACAAAAGAATTATCCTGAAGCCTTAAAAAATTTTCAGATCGCAGCTCAATCCAAAAAAACTGAATTAAAAGAAAAGGCCTTTTATAATTTAGGCAACACCCATTATCGCATGGAGCAGTTGCCAGAAGCGGTGAAGGACTATGAAGCCGCCTTGCAATTAGACCCCAATGATGTAGAGGCCAAATTCAATTTAGAGTTTGTGAAACGAAAACTGCAACAGCAAAAACAAAATCAAGATAGCCAGCAAAAAAACGATCAGCAGGGGGAAAATAAAAGTGAACAATCTGCCAAAGATGGGTCGCAAGGTAAACAAGGGCAGGAACAAAGTGAGCAACAATCCGAAAACCAGGATCAACAAAATCAAAACCAACAAGATCAACAGCAGCAACAACCAGAGCAGCAAAATAGTCAGGCTAAACAGAACCAATCAGGCTCCGAAGCCAAAAACGAAAATTTTGATCAACAACAAAATCAATCAGGTCAACCCCAGCAAAAAGATCCCAAGCAAAATAATTCTGGCGATCAGCAAAACGACCCAGATTTATCGGGCGATGTTACTGCTAAAAACCAACCCAAACAATCTGAACAAAATTCCAAAAACCCTGTCACTCAAAACCAGCAAGAATTATCACCTCAAGCCAAAGAAGCCGAACGTTGGTTAAATATGATTGAAGATCATGCGGGCCAAATTTTAAATGCACAGATGAATGAGAGCTATGGAGCAACCCAACACCCGGAGAAAGACTGGTGA